The Cylindrospermopsis curvispora GIHE-G1 genome contains a region encoding:
- a CDS encoding pyridoxal phosphate-dependent aminotransferase → MNNQPSNYQFSRMSEVQSPVIPLVGELIKNNPGTIYLGQGIVHYSPPKEVQDFLEQFFQDPVNNSYQSVLGLPKLLSALTQKLAEFNGIIINDHQASVVVTAGSNMGFMNAVLAITNPGDEIILNVPYYFNHEMAITMAGCLPVLVETDENYQLIPEKIADAITDKTRAVVTVSPNNPTGAVYSEIALHEVNQICRKRHIYHISDEAYEHFTYNGVKHTSPGAFPNSSQYTISLYSLSKSYGFASWRVGYMVIPPHLLSSVKKVQDTILICPPVVSQYAALGALHANGEFLKTNLQSVSQTRKIVMEALHQLPSSCTIAPGEGAFYFLLKVNTSLNAFELVKKLIEEHKIAVIPGTTFGIHQGCSLRVAYGVLKPETAAPAIERLVNGLRVILG, encoded by the coding sequence ATGAATAATCAACCGTCGAATTATCAATTTTCCCGAATGAGTGAGGTGCAATCTCCAGTGATTCCTCTAGTGGGGGAGTTGATTAAAAACAATCCAGGTACAATTTATTTGGGACAGGGAATAGTTCACTACAGTCCGCCAAAGGAGGTGCAGGATTTCCTGGAACAATTTTTTCAGGATCCTGTTAACAATTCCTATCAGTCCGTATTAGGACTTCCTAAATTACTCTCTGCACTAACACAAAAATTAGCTGAATTCAATGGGATCATAATTAATGATCACCAAGCTAGTGTCGTGGTAACAGCTGGTAGTAATATGGGTTTTATGAATGCGGTTCTGGCTATTACTAATCCCGGGGATGAAATTATTTTAAATGTGCCCTATTATTTCAATCATGAAATGGCAATTACTATGGCGGGTTGTTTACCCGTACTGGTAGAAACTGACGAAAATTACCAGTTAATTCCGGAAAAAATAGCAGATGCAATTACAGATAAAACTCGTGCCGTAGTTACAGTTTCACCCAATAATCCTACCGGTGCTGTTTATTCTGAAATAGCATTACATGAGGTTAATCAAATTTGTCGAAAAAGACATATTTATCATATTAGTGATGAAGCGTACGAACATTTTACATATAATGGGGTCAAGCATACTTCCCCAGGTGCATTTCCAAACAGTAGCCAATATACAATCTCTCTATATAGCCTTTCTAAATCCTATGGTTTTGCTAGTTGGAGAGTTGGTTATATGGTGATTCCCCCACACTTGTTAAGTTCAGTTAAAAAAGTACAGGACACAATTTTAATTTGCCCTCCCGTGGTCTCCCAGTATGCTGCATTGGGAGCATTACATGCAAATGGGGAATTTTTAAAAACCAATCTTCAATCTGTGAGTCAAACACGCAAAATTGTCATGGAAGCACTCCACCAACTTCCCTCCTCATGTACCATTGCACCTGGGGAAGGTGCTTTTTACTTTCTCTTAAAAGTCAACACTTCCCTCAATGCTTTTGAATTGGTTAAAAAATTAATTGAGGAGCATAAAATAGCTGTTATTCCAGGAACAACTTTTGGCATCCACCAAGGTTGCTCTTTACGAGTTGCATACGGTGTGTTGAAACCGGAAACAGCAGCACCAGCTATAGAAAGATTAGTCAACGGATTGCGGGTTATATTAGGCTGA
- the aroA gene encoding 3-phosphoshikimate 1-carboxyvinyltransferase, translated as MSAAIITLETQETGSHNLIIHRSDSDLSLQGRIQVPGDKSISHRALMLGAIAEGETEIQGLLLGEDPRSTASCFRSLGAEISDLNTQLVRVQGIGLGNLQEPIDVLNAGNSGTTIRLMLGLLASHPGRFFAVTGDDSLRSRPMSRVVKPLQQMSAQIWGRKGNTLAPLAIQGQSLKPIHYHSPIASAQVKSCILLAGLNTEGKTTVTEPALSRDHSERMLKAFGADLTIDPGSNSVTITGNAKLYGQKVIVPGDISSAAFWLVAGSIVPGSDLVVENVGVNPTRTGILEALTTMGANIQLENQREVAGEPVADLHVRYSQLQSCTIAGDIIPRLIDEIPILSVAATFAKGTTIIRDAAELRVKESDRITVMAQQLNKMGARVTELADGMEITGGTTLVGTEVDSYTDHRIGMSLAIAALNAIGTTTIHRAEAAAISYPNFTSTLVEVCRLRKLQ; from the coding sequence ATGTCAGCTGCTATTATAACTTTAGAAACTCAAGAAACCGGTTCTCATAATTTAATTATTCACAGATCTGATTCCGATTTGTCTCTACAAGGTCGCATTCAAGTTCCCGGTGATAAGTCTATTTCTCATCGAGCTTTGATGTTGGGAGCCATTGCTGAGGGAGAAACGGAAATTCAAGGACTGCTATTGGGTGAGGATCCCCGCAGCACCGCCAGCTGTTTTCGTTCTCTGGGTGCAGAAATTTCTGATTTAAATACCCAGTTGGTGCGGGTTCAGGGTATTGGTTTAGGGAATTTACAAGAACCTATCGATGTTTTAAATGCGGGTAACTCGGGTACGACTATTCGCCTAATGTTGGGTTTGTTAGCTTCCCATCCTGGCAGATTTTTTGCTGTAACTGGTGATGATTCCTTGCGATCGCGTCCTATGTCGCGTGTGGTCAAACCTTTACAACAAATGTCAGCTCAAATCTGGGGTAGAAAGGGTAATACTTTAGCACCTTTAGCTATTCAAGGACAATCTCTTAAACCCATCCATTACCACTCCCCTATTGCTTCAGCTCAGGTGAAATCTTGTATTCTTCTTGCTGGTTTGAACACGGAAGGAAAAACTACGGTAACAGAGCCAGCTTTATCTCGAGATCACAGTGAAAGAATGTTAAAGGCTTTTGGAGCGGATTTAACCATAGACCCAGGGAGCAATAGTGTGACTATTACGGGTAATGCTAAACTTTATGGTCAGAAGGTGATTGTTCCTGGTGATATCAGCTCTGCTGCTTTTTGGTTGGTTGCTGGATCTATTGTTCCTGGGTCTGATTTAGTGGTAGAAAATGTGGGTGTCAATCCCACCCGCACAGGAATTCTGGAAGCTTTGACTACTATGGGAGCAAATATCCAATTAGAAAATCAGCGGGAAGTCGCAGGAGAACCTGTTGCTGATTTGCATGTGCGCTATAGCCAGCTACAGAGTTGTACCATTGCTGGCGATATTATACCTAGACTAATTGATGAGATTCCTATTTTGTCCGTTGCTGCTACCTTTGCTAAGGGAACAACTATAATTAGAGATGCAGCAGAGTTGCGAGTCAAGGAGAGCGATCGCATTACTGTAATGGCACAACAGTTGAATAAAATGGGTGCCAGGGTCACTGAGTTGGCTGATGGTATGGAAATTACTGGTGGTACTACTTTAGTGGGTACGGAGGTGGATAGTTATACAGATCATAGAATCGGCATGAGTTTGGCGATCGCAGCTTTAAATGCTATTGGTACTACTACCATTCATCGTGCTGAAGCAGCGGCCATTTCCTATCCCAATTTTACCAGCACATTAGTGGAAGTTTGTCGGTTGAGAAAATTGCAATAA
- a CDS encoding thymidylate synthase has product MTPEVKTDRFNYIARYKSNQLIYGHGNTAVVTGWTVKEALCKNLQPSEYAVIGQLYSPTRGINILVRNLLINPHVRYLVLINATKEDKNAGAIKCLLDFFAYGVEENFSASGRKSWVICSSIAGYIDIDIDLNALEKLRHSLEVATAESISVAVEKIKYYAQKPMVDPWGMALEFPLSQFETTILPGVRYGHRIEGKTIAETWVKIIHRIKTTGIIRPSAYDSKWQELINLMAIITDEPEDFYFPEPNYLPINKSYLPEYISQVLDDAPDREGVKYTYGQRLRSWFGKDQIQQVINKLINDPDSARAVMSLWDPVKDEHHSPPCLNHIWVRIVDDQLSLTATFRSNDMFSAWPANGMGLRALQKYIYDGIVRGSNLHQNLRLGPLITFSQSAHIYDECWEHAESVIASQYSKICQKKDYYDPTGNFIIYLQNGRIIVEHTTPNSGEVVNCYSGKSSTQLSREITLNSPGLQVDHAMYLGSELQKAEIALSSGLIYEQDKPLRSSLS; this is encoded by the coding sequence ATGACACCAGAAGTTAAAACAGATAGATTTAATTATATTGCAAGGTATAAAAGCAATCAATTGATTTATGGTCATGGAAACACAGCAGTAGTAACTGGTTGGACCGTAAAAGAAGCCCTATGTAAAAATCTACAACCATCCGAGTATGCAGTCATTGGACAATTGTACTCACCGACTAGGGGGATAAACATATTAGTTCGCAACTTGTTGATAAATCCCCATGTGCGCTATTTGGTGCTGATAAATGCCACTAAGGAAGATAAAAATGCTGGTGCCATAAAATGTTTACTAGATTTTTTTGCCTATGGTGTGGAAGAAAATTTTAGTGCTAGTGGTCGCAAGTCTTGGGTAATTTGCTCTTCTATTGCTGGATATATAGATATAGATATTGACCTGAATGCTTTGGAAAAACTACGTCACAGTCTAGAAGTAGCAACAGCGGAATCAATTTCTGTAGCAGTGGAAAAAATTAAATATTACGCCCAAAAACCCATGGTTGATCCTTGGGGTATGGCACTGGAATTTCCCTTATCCCAGTTTGAAACCACAATTTTACCAGGGGTACGCTACGGCCATAGAATAGAAGGTAAAACCATAGCTGAAACCTGGGTGAAGATTATCCATCGGATTAAAACCACAGGGATAATTAGACCTAGCGCTTATGATAGTAAATGGCAAGAATTAATCAATTTAATGGCAATTATTACCGATGAACCTGAGGATTTTTATTTTCCTGAGCCTAACTATTTGCCTATAAATAAAAGCTATTTACCAGAATACATTTCCCAAGTTTTAGATGATGCTCCTGATCGGGAAGGTGTTAAATATACCTATGGACAAAGACTCCGCTCTTGGTTTGGCAAAGACCAAATTCAACAGGTCATTAATAAATTAATTAATGATCCCGATTCTGCTAGAGCAGTCATGTCTTTATGGGATCCTGTCAAGGATGAGCATCACAGTCCACCCTGTTTAAATCATATTTGGGTGAGAATAGTAGATGATCAATTATCTTTAACAGCCACATTCCGCAGTAATGATATGTTTTCCGCTTGGCCAGCCAATGGGATGGGATTAAGAGCTTTACAAAAATATATTTATGATGGCATTGTCCGGGGTTCCAATCTTCATCAGAACCTCCGACTTGGACCTTTGATTACTTTTAGTCAAAGTGCTCATATTTATGATGAATGCTGGGAACATGCAGAAAGTGTAATTGCTTCCCAGTACAGCAAAATATGCCAAAAAAAGGATTACTACGACCCAACTGGCAACTTTATTATTTATCTCCAAAATGGTAGGATCATAGTGGAGCATACTACTCCTAATTCGGGAGAGGTGGTTAATTGTTATTCTGGTAAATCCTCCACTCAACTCTCCCGGGAAATAACATTAAATTCCCCTGGACTACAAGTTGACCACGCCATGTATTTGGGTTCGGAATTACAAAAGGCCGAAATAGCTCTATCTAGTGGTCTGATTTATGAGCAGGATAAACCTTTAAGGTCGAGTTTAAGCTAA
- a CDS encoding energy transducer TonB, producing the protein MSYVSVLKSIPEILGQPTGIAAIASLGIHGAIAFIVPLMPIDSNHNQIARTDTTRAVGLMELGPADQNRLPQSTDSTQIAAQLPQLALQSQIPLGGLSVAGKPLEPPVQPVLPPPLLPPIPTSSSNYNLSVLPQRQSLPRISTTSVDIQASNLRFKDFKDKFSPRPLSAPPFVDNIDAQVRPNQSNVSKQPQVDNQITTEIPSEPLNNPSPTKIDIDSGGGIGQNQPSANSDPQQNGTGSNPSSPLPTAGQLGGPMAVVPDIPTKPQEQMPSLPSSQPEVQTPVSQENDARTQKRQQLIARLESYNKLRQTILKEYPNSKQQSPIRQSVPVKSRDMEGVVFGRLVVDPDGKVLDIKFEDQSVSPQLQSQTREFFNANPPKGEQNISSYPFQLRFNLVNNASENIPKTSSNAENLPQTQGAQQPQSR; encoded by the coding sequence ATGTCTTACGTCTCCGTCCTGAAAAGCATTCCAGAAATATTAGGCCAGCCCACAGGAATAGCTGCCATAGCTTCTCTTGGTATCCATGGGGCTATTGCCTTCATTGTGCCATTAATGCCCATTGATTCTAATCACAATCAGATCGCACGAACTGATACGACTAGGGCTGTGGGACTAATGGAACTGGGCCCTGCTGACCAAAATAGACTGCCACAGTCTACAGATTCAACCCAAATAGCCGCCCAGCTCCCCCAACTGGCATTACAATCCCAAATTCCCTTGGGTGGTTTGAGTGTTGCTGGAAAGCCCCTAGAACCTCCTGTTCAGCCAGTTTTACCCCCTCCCCTCTTACCTCCTATCCCTACCTCTTCTTCCAACTACAATCTTTCTGTATTGCCTCAAAGGCAATCACTACCAAGGATCTCCACTACTAGTGTGGATATCCAAGCTAGTAATTTACGCTTCAAAGATTTCAAAGATAAATTTTCTCCCCGCCCTTTATCAGCACCTCCTTTTGTCGATAATATAGATGCCCAAGTTAGACCAAATCAATCCAATGTTAGTAAGCAACCACAAGTTGATAACCAAATAACCACGGAAATACCAAGTGAGCCTTTAAATAATCCTTCCCCCACTAAGATTGATATTGACTCTGGTGGGGGAATAGGTCAAAACCAGCCTTCAGCTAACTCTGATCCACAGCAAAATGGAACCGGTTCCAATCCATCTTCTCCTTTGCCCACTGCAGGCCAGTTAGGTGGGCCCATGGCAGTTGTTCCAGACATTCCTACAAAGCCACAGGAACAAATGCCTAGTTTGCCTAGTTCCCAACCAGAAGTGCAAACCCCCGTATCTCAAGAGAATGACGCTAGAACTCAAAAAAGACAACAATTAATCGCTAGGTTGGAATCCTATAACAAACTCAGACAAACTATTCTTAAGGAATACCCCAACTCTAAACAACAGTCCCCAATCCGTCAAAGTGTGCCTGTGAAAAGCCGGGATATGGAAGGTGTGGTTTTCGGTCGTTTAGTTGTGGATCCTGATGGCAAGGTTTTGGACATTAAGTTTGAAGACCAATCGGTGTCTCCTCAACTCCAATCTCAAACCCGGGAGTTTTTTAACGCTAATCCCCCTAAAGGTGAACAGAACATTAGTTCTTATCCTTTCCAACTCCGTTTCAATTTGGTCAATAATGCCAGTGAGAACATTCCTAAAACCTCTTCAAATGCGGAAAACCTCCCTCAAACTCAGGGCGCTCAACAACCCCAAAGTAGGTAG
- a CDS encoding cation:proton antiporter, translating to METSFQITLQMVLTVLAGIGAQVIAAHFRLPSIVLLLLLGIILGNDGVGILHPQLLGIGLEVIVSLATAIILFEGGLKLDFREVGRVSVSLQLLVTLGTLITLLGGSMAAHWLGEFPWNLAFLYASIVVVTGPTVIGPLVKQINVDKQVATLLEGEGVLIDPVGAILGYVVLDTIVNGDPDPMGAIMGLIMRLGVGGIIGVLGGLVMSMVFKRANFLSFELKNLVVLALLWGLFTMAQAIRSESGVMTTVVAGAVFANSSVPEERLLRSFKNQLTILGVSVLFILLAADLSIASVFALGWGSLFTVLVLMFVVRPINILLCTWNSGLNWRQKLFLSWVAPRGIVSASVASLFAISLTQHGINGGDAIKALVFLTIIMTVFCQGLTASWLVKCLGITSENLTGALIVGCNPLSLLIARFFQERGEKVVIIDTDSEYLTQAEAQNLPVLVNSALDAQVLENAGIAKIGTFIAMTNNGEVNFVLAQRAAEEFNPPRVLAIFPRDPHGNVSVHSRVSQAFVSDLPIKTWNEYLSGGRVKLGNTTLNEEEFESQQQHIQEKIRSGVLVPLLLEREERLQVISVNETWEVGDRIIYLLYDSRPSLLKLLSGSSQSGVLALETLPEVEEMPISKFF from the coding sequence ATGGAAACATCTTTTCAAATCACTTTACAAATGGTACTAACGGTTCTGGCAGGTATTGGTGCCCAGGTAATAGCTGCACACTTCCGTCTACCCAGTATCGTACTACTACTCCTCTTGGGCATCATCCTGGGTAATGATGGTGTGGGAATATTACATCCCCAATTATTGGGTATTGGATTAGAAGTGATTGTCTCCCTTGCAACGGCAATCATCTTGTTTGAAGGTGGACTGAAATTGGACTTCCGCGAGGTGGGTAGGGTTTCAGTGAGTTTGCAACTGTTAGTAACCCTGGGGACTTTAATTACCTTGCTGGGTGGGAGTATGGCAGCCCATTGGCTAGGAGAATTTCCCTGGAACTTGGCCTTTCTTTACGCCTCCATAGTTGTAGTTACTGGTCCGACTGTTATTGGTCCATTAGTTAAACAAATTAATGTAGATAAGCAGGTTGCTACACTACTAGAAGGGGAAGGGGTTTTAATTGATCCTGTGGGGGCAATTTTAGGTTATGTGGTACTAGATACAATTGTTAATGGCGATCCCGATCCCATGGGAGCGATTATGGGTTTAATAATGCGACTGGGTGTGGGAGGGATTATTGGAGTTCTAGGTGGTTTAGTAATGAGTATGGTCTTCAAACGTGCCAACTTCCTCTCCTTTGAACTAAAAAATCTGGTAGTTTTAGCATTGTTATGGGGCCTGTTTACCATGGCGCAAGCCATCCGCAGTGAATCTGGGGTGATGACCACAGTTGTAGCAGGTGCGGTATTTGCTAACTCATCCGTTCCCGAAGAACGGTTATTACGCAGCTTTAAAAATCAACTGACAATTCTGGGTGTTTCCGTACTGTTCATTTTATTGGCAGCTGATTTATCTATTGCCAGTGTTTTTGCCCTGGGTTGGGGCAGTTTATTTACCGTCCTGGTATTAATGTTTGTAGTGCGTCCAATCAATATTCTTTTGTGTACTTGGAATAGTGGTCTGAATTGGCGGCAAAAGTTGTTTTTAAGTTGGGTTGCTCCCAGGGGAATAGTGTCCGCTTCTGTGGCTTCATTATTTGCTATTTCCCTGACTCAACATGGAATTAATGGTGGAGATGCCATTAAGGCTTTAGTATTTTTGACTATTATTATGACTGTTTTTTGTCAAGGTTTAACAGCTTCATGGCTGGTGAAATGCCTAGGAATTACTTCAGAAAATTTAACAGGAGCCTTGATAGTTGGCTGTAATCCTCTCAGTTTGCTCATTGCTCGCTTTTTCCAGGAACGGGGGGAAAAAGTAGTAATAATTGATACTGATTCAGAATATTTAACTCAGGCAGAGGCTCAAAATTTGCCTGTGCTTGTCAATAGTGCTTTAGATGCTCAGGTTTTAGAAAATGCGGGTATTGCTAAAATTGGTACATTTATAGCAATGACTAATAATGGAGAAGTGAATTTTGTTTTGGCGCAACGAGCAGCTGAAGAGTTCAATCCACCCCGAGTTTTGGCCATATTCCCCCGGGATCCTCATGGTAATGTTTCAGTTCATAGTAGAGTGAGTCAGGCTTTTGTTTCTGACCTACCAATAAAAACCTGGAATGAGTATTTGAGTGGTGGTAGGGTGAAATTGGGAAACACAACTTTAAACGAAGAAGAATTTGAAAGTCAACAGCAGCATATTCAGGAAAAGATTCGCAGTGGCGTACTAGTTCCCTTATTATTGGAAAGAGAAGAAAGATTACAGGTAATATCGGTGAATGAAACTTGGGAAGTGGGCGATCGCATTATTTATCTGTTGTATGATTCCCGACCAAGTCTGTTAAAACTTCTCTCTGGATCCAGTCAGTCTGGGGTTTTAGCCTTAGAAACTTTACCGGAGGTGGAGGAAATGCCTATTAGCAAGTTCTTTTGA
- a CDS encoding c-type cytochrome: MSRPLPLLVLILVIAVFFSFTLIIKPVLSAEITIGHAIFNAECASCHVGGGNILIENKTLQTSAMKKYLDNYDTDPIGAIVNQIHNGKGAMPAFKNKLTKEEILEVGLYVFQMAETGW, encoded by the coding sequence TTGTCTAGACCTCTACCGTTGTTAGTTTTAATTCTAGTGATCGCCGTATTTTTTAGCTTCACACTTATTATCAAACCAGTCTTATCAGCAGAAATAACTATAGGTCATGCTATTTTCAATGCTGAATGTGCTTCCTGCCATGTAGGGGGTGGTAACATACTTATTGAAAATAAAACTCTACAAACATCAGCCATGAAAAAATACTTAGACAACTATGACACCGACCCTATCGGAGCAATTGTTAATCAAATTCATAACGGTAAAGGTGCCATGCCTGCTTTTAAGAACAAATTAACCAAGGAGGAAATTCTAGAGGTGGGTCTCTATGTTTTTCAAATGGCAGAAACAGGATGGTAG
- a CDS encoding carbohydrate kinase family protein, with protein sequence MSNSSVLCLGEILFDCLADQIGLKLEEVNSWTPYPGGAPANVACALVKLGTKAGFIGAVGQDEPGDTLVKLLGDVGVDTRGVQRHPTAPTRQVYVVRDLNGDRTFAGFGKYHTSEFADTCLKATDLPEELFNEADFLVLGTLELAYPESEAATHQALKLAERYDLKIILDVNWRPVFWQDSELAKQKIHQILPNCDFIKLTKEEGNWLFNTSDAGAITYRINSLEGVLVTDGENGCSYCLAENEGKLPAFSVPVVDTTGAGDSFLAGFVHQLNQYGIQALSDPQVAQSVITYASAVGAMTTINPGAIASQPTAQEVETFLHSNKLSLI encoded by the coding sequence ATGAGTAATTCCAGTGTTTTGTGTCTTGGCGAGATTTTATTTGATTGTCTAGCTGATCAAATAGGTCTAAAATTAGAAGAAGTGAACTCCTGGACTCCTTACCCGGGGGGAGCTCCTGCTAATGTGGCCTGTGCTTTGGTTAAACTAGGAACAAAAGCAGGATTTATCGGTGCTGTAGGACAGGATGAACCAGGTGACACCCTGGTAAAACTCCTGGGAGATGTAGGTGTGGATACTAGAGGTGTTCAACGCCATCCTACAGCTCCTACCCGTCAAGTTTATGTGGTTAGAGACTTGAATGGCGATCGCACTTTTGCTGGATTTGGTAAATATCACACTAGCGAGTTTGCTGACACCTGCTTAAAGGCCACTGATTTACCTGAGGAGTTGTTTAACGAAGCAGATTTTTTGGTCTTGGGAACATTAGAATTGGCCTATCCCGAAAGTGAAGCTGCTACTCATCAAGCTTTAAAACTAGCGGAACGGTATGACCTAAAGATTATTTTAGATGTGAATTGGCGACCTGTGTTTTGGCAAGACAGCGAGTTAGCAAAGCAGAAGATTCACCAAATATTACCCAATTGTGATTTTATCAAGCTGACTAAAGAAGAGGGCAATTGGCTATTTAATACTAGTGATGCAGGGGCAATTACTTATAGAATCAACTCTTTAGAAGGGGTTTTAGTGACAGATGGGGAAAATGGTTGTTCCTATTGTTTGGCGGAAAACGAGGGCAAACTACCAGCTTTTTCCGTACCCGTGGTGGATACCACTGGTGCGGGGGATAGTTTTTTGGCTGGGTTTGTCCATCAGTTAAACCAGTATGGGATTCAAGCTTTAAGCGATCCGCAAGTTGCCCAATCTGTTATTACCTACGCCAGTGCGGTAGGTGCCATGACTACTATCAACCCAGGAGCGATCGCATCTCAACCAACTGCACAGGAAGTAGAGACTTTTCTCCATAGCAATAAACTCAGCCTAATATAA
- a CDS encoding NAD-dependent epimerase, protein MKILVTGAAGFIGFHLSNYLLNRGDYVVGIDNLNSYYDVSLKKARLVQLEPYNKLFSFIALDLADRDGVNNLFAQHQFDVVVNLAAQAGVRYSIKNPHAYIDSNIIGFTNVLEACRHYGVKHLVFASSSSVYGANTKIPFSTHDNVDHPISLYAATKKANELMAHTYSHLYELPTTGLRFFTVYGPWGRPDMAYFLFTKAILSGQPIDVFNYGKMKRDFTYIDDIIEGVLRVIDTIPQSNSHWYGDSPDPSSSKAPYKIYNIGNNNPVELMHFIEVIEQCLGMKAKKNMLPLQPGDVTVTYADVDDLIQDVNFKPDTPIELGVKEFVKWYREYYQV, encoded by the coding sequence ATGAAAATCCTAGTTACTGGTGCAGCAGGCTTTATCGGATTCCACCTCAGTAATTACCTATTGAATCGGGGCGACTATGTGGTGGGAATTGATAATCTCAACAGCTACTACGATGTCTCTTTAAAAAAAGCTAGATTGGTCCAATTAGAACCCTACAATAAACTATTCAGCTTCATAGCGCTAGATTTAGCTGATCGGGACGGAGTTAACAATTTATTTGCCCAACACCAATTTGATGTGGTTGTTAATCTAGCAGCTCAAGCTGGGGTCAGATATTCCATAAAAAATCCTCATGCTTATATTGATAGTAATATTATAGGATTTACTAATGTTTTAGAAGCTTGTCGCCACTATGGAGTGAAACACTTAGTATTTGCTTCCTCTAGCTCTGTTTATGGAGCTAATACCAAAATACCATTTTCTACCCATGACAATGTGGATCATCCTATTAGTTTATATGCGGCTACTAAAAAAGCTAATGAGCTAATGGCACATACTTACAGTCATCTGTATGAATTACCTACTACCGGACTACGCTTTTTTACCGTTTATGGTCCTTGGGGAAGACCAGATATGGCTTACTTTTTATTTACCAAAGCCATTTTATCGGGACAGCCCATAGATGTTTTTAATTATGGTAAAATGAAGCGCGATTTTACTTACATTGATGATATTATAGAAGGAGTGTTAAGAGTTATAGATACTATCCCTCAAAGCAATTCTCACTGGTATGGTGACAGTCCTGACCCCAGTAGTAGTAAAGCACCATATAAAATATATAATATTGGCAATAACAATCCGGTAGAGCTAATGCACTTCATTGAAGTTATAGAACAGTGCCTAGGGATGAAAGCTAAAAAGAACATGCTACCTCTACAACCTGGAGACGTAACTGTCACCTATGCGGATGTTGATGATTTAATTCAAGACGTTAATTTTAAACCTGACACTCCCATTGAGTTGGGAGTGAAAGAGTTTGTTAAATGGTATAGGGAGTATTATCAAGTTTAG